One Virgibacillus proomii DNA window includes the following coding sequences:
- the recQ gene encoding DNA helicase RecQ, which yields MGVREEKLLQTYFGYEHFRPGQQDTINHIINRNNVLAVMPTGGGKSICYQIPGLALEGTAIIISPLISLMKDQVDSLLALGIAATYINSSLSMEQQQTRLKDIALGRYKFVYVAPERFDSNSFIRVLKRIRISLIAFDEAHCISQWGHDFRPSYRSIIPQLQQLSGNPIIIALTATATEEVIVDIQQQLHIQYVVNTGFERKNLSFYLIKGRDKLSYIRSFLQKREGESGIIYTATRKQADTLYERLMKQGYEVSKYHAGLTEWERKTAQSSFIHDEKQLMIATNAFGMGIDKSNVRFVIHYAMPMNIESYYQEAGRAGRDGEPSDCILLFSPQDVQMQKFLIEQSFMDELKKQGEYRKLQAMINYCHTHSCLTSFILNYFHETNQQTNCGRCSNCVERQEQVDITEEAQKILSCVKRMDERFGVGMTAKVLKGSKDKKIKEFGLNRLSTYGILSSYTEKELTEFIHFLVAEQVLTIEEGKYPTLRLNKQSVAVLMGKKTVTMFTASVPVNEAADYHEDLFNMLRKLRKQIADEKNVPPYVLFSDVTLKDLSRYLPETKDEMLMIKGVGEKKFEQFGEAFLSVLLDWKRNHPDVKKVIPIQNAPVQKRDSHRPDNRPSHLVSYQMFQSGKSIKDIAIIRELSLQTVEAHLFKAFKDGYPIAWEIFFTPEEEDTVLESRDKLNASKLKPLKESLPETFDYTKIKAVLTKNGYM from the coding sequence ATGGGTGTACGAGAAGAAAAGTTATTACAGACCTATTTTGGTTATGAGCATTTTCGACCAGGCCAACAAGATACCATTAACCATATTATTAACAGAAACAACGTTCTTGCTGTCATGCCAACTGGCGGAGGAAAATCGATTTGCTATCAAATTCCTGGTCTAGCTCTAGAAGGAACAGCTATCATTATTTCACCACTCATTTCATTAATGAAAGATCAAGTTGATTCCTTGCTTGCATTAGGGATTGCCGCAACTTATATTAATAGCTCATTGTCCATGGAGCAACAGCAGACTCGCCTTAAAGATATTGCTTTAGGCAGGTATAAATTTGTATACGTGGCACCAGAGCGTTTTGATTCGAATTCATTCATTCGTGTGCTAAAGCGAATTCGAATATCGTTAATTGCTTTCGATGAAGCACATTGCATTTCGCAATGGGGACATGATTTCCGTCCTAGTTACCGTTCCATTATTCCTCAGTTGCAACAGTTATCTGGTAACCCAATTATCATAGCTTTAACAGCGACGGCAACGGAGGAAGTTATTGTAGATATACAGCAGCAGTTACATATTCAGTACGTTGTTAATACAGGATTTGAAAGAAAAAACTTATCCTTTTATCTTATTAAAGGAAGAGATAAACTGTCGTATATCCGCTCCTTTCTGCAAAAAAGAGAAGGAGAATCAGGAATAATTTATACGGCTACCCGAAAACAAGCGGACACACTTTATGAACGATTAATGAAACAAGGATATGAAGTTAGCAAGTATCACGCGGGATTAACAGAATGGGAAAGAAAAACTGCTCAATCTTCGTTTATTCATGATGAAAAACAGTTAATGATAGCAACCAATGCCTTTGGGATGGGAATCGATAAATCCAACGTTCGTTTTGTTATTCATTATGCCATGCCAATGAATATAGAATCGTATTATCAAGAAGCTGGAAGAGCTGGAAGAGACGGCGAGCCAAGCGATTGTATTTTGTTGTTTTCCCCTCAGGATGTACAAATGCAAAAATTTTTAATTGAGCAGTCTTTCATGGATGAGCTAAAAAAACAGGGAGAATATCGAAAGCTACAAGCAATGATTAATTATTGCCATACACATAGCTGCTTAACATCGTTTATTTTAAATTATTTTCATGAAACAAATCAGCAGACGAACTGCGGACGCTGCAGTAATTGTGTGGAGCGCCAAGAACAAGTCGATATCACGGAAGAAGCACAAAAAATCCTATCTTGTGTGAAGCGAATGGATGAACGATTTGGTGTAGGTATGACTGCAAAAGTACTAAAAGGTTCGAAAGATAAAAAAATAAAAGAATTTGGACTGAATCGGTTGTCTACGTATGGAATTCTCTCTTCCTACACAGAAAAAGAACTAACCGAGTTCATTCATTTTTTAGTAGCTGAACAAGTATTAACGATTGAAGAAGGAAAATATCCAACTTTACGGTTAAACAAGCAATCGGTAGCTGTATTAATGGGAAAGAAAACGGTAACCATGTTTACTGCCTCCGTTCCAGTAAATGAGGCTGCTGACTACCATGAAGATTTGTTTAACATGCTGCGCAAGCTGCGAAAACAAATTGCCGATGAAAAAAACGTCCCGCCGTATGTGTTATTTTCCGATGTAACATTGAAGGATCTAAGCAGATATTTACCAGAAACAAAAGATGAAATGCTCATGATCAAGGGTGTAGGAGAAAAAAAGTTCGAGCAATTTGGGGAAGCCTTTTTGAGTGTGCTTCTAGACTGGAAAAGAAACCATCCCGATGTAAAAAAAGTAATTCCCATTCAAAATGCTCCTGTCCAAAAAAGAGACTCTCATCGACCGGATAACCGCCCAAGTCACTTAGTTAGTTACCAAATGTTCCAATCTGGCAAGTCGATTAAGGATATTGCTATTATACGTGAATTGTCGCTACAAACTGTCGAGGCACATTTATTTAAAGCGTTCAAAGATGGATATCCAATTGCATGGGAAATCTTTTTTACACCCGAGGAAGAAGATACTGTCTTAGAGTCTAGAGACAAACTGAATGCTTCCAAACTGAAACCGTTAAAGGAGTCACTTCCTGAAACATTTGATTATACAAAAATTAAAGCTGTTCTAACAAAAAATGGATATATGTAA
- a CDS encoding AI-2E family transporter: MYLVNKRWFQVLVFFILFFTLVLLISVTNFIFTPFIKIVGSVAVPVIGAGILYYLTKPLVNFFERMKINRIISIILVFVVLILVGVFVYMYIAPIAQQQFRNLINNVPKMVNWAQDLISLWQSNQTAIPEQVDKAINDFTNNLQSHIDSMLNYLFGFIGHIIGFVTSLVLVPFFLFFMLKDEEKLVPFITQVFSKKKAANIRALLAKLDGTLTSFIQGQLIVSFAVGVLLFIGYLIIDLNYSLTLALFAMVMNVIPFVGPFIAVIPALIVGAFQEPIMVIWVSIVMITAQQIESNLISPNVMGRALDLHPLTVITVILAAGSIAGFLGILFAVPFYAVIKTIIIHFYQTYVDSKKNKEDALL; the protein is encoded by the coding sequence ATGTATTTGGTCAATAAACGTTGGTTTCAGGTTTTAGTATTTTTTATCTTATTTTTTACGTTAGTTCTATTAATCTCTGTTACTAATTTTATATTTACTCCGTTTATAAAAATTGTTGGTTCGGTAGCCGTACCAGTTATCGGAGCAGGAATACTCTATTATTTAACAAAACCGTTAGTAAATTTTTTTGAACGGATGAAAATAAATCGAATCATTTCTATTATCCTTGTATTTGTGGTTTTAATTCTTGTTGGGGTATTTGTCTATATGTATATTGCACCTATTGCTCAACAGCAATTTAGGAACTTAATTAATAATGTTCCTAAAATGGTAAACTGGGCACAGGATTTGATTTCTTTATGGCAATCGAATCAAACAGCCATACCAGAACAGGTAGACAAAGCCATTAATGACTTTACAAATAACTTGCAATCACATATTGACAGCATGTTAAATTATCTGTTTGGTTTTATCGGTCATATAATTGGCTTTGTTACATCCTTAGTACTTGTACCATTCTTCTTGTTCTTTATGTTAAAAGACGAAGAAAAGCTAGTTCCATTTATTACGCAAGTATTTTCTAAGAAAAAAGCTGCGAATATTCGTGCATTGCTTGCAAAGCTTGACGGAACGTTAACTTCATTTATTCAAGGACAGCTGATTGTAAGTTTTGCTGTAGGGGTTTTATTATTTATTGGTTATTTAATTATCGATTTAAATTATTCCCTGACACTTGCCTTATTTGCTATGGTGATGAATGTTATCCCATTTGTCGGGCCATTTATTGCCGTTATTCCTGCATTAATCGTTGGTGCTTTTCAGGAACCTATAATGGTCATTTGGGTTTCGATAGTCATGATCACGGCCCAGCAAATTGAAAGTAATTTAATCTCGCCAAATGTTATGGGAAGAGCGTTGGATTTACATCCGTTAACAGTTATTACTGTCATTCTAGCGGCAGGAAGTATTGCTGGCTTTTTAGGTATTTTATTTGCTGTACCATTTTATGCCGTTATTAAAACGATCATTATCCACTTTTACCAAACATATGTCGATTCAAAAAAAAATAAAGAGGATGCATTACTTTAA
- a CDS encoding cation:proton antiporter, which produces MVPSLLFEIMLIGLLGIGSQWVAWRYRMPAIVVMSITGLLAGPVLGIMNPEEDFGNLYSPIISVAVAIILFEGSLNLNFKELRGLGKPVFRISTVGAFIAWILGSLTAHYIAGLSWAVAFVIGGLFIVTGPTVIMPLLRQSKLKARPAKILKWEGIIVDPIGALLAVFAFEIITFLTATNPDINQLLLFFAASIFAAIFGWACGKGIGWMFETGHIPEFLKSPAVVIVVILCFTVADEIVHETGLLSVTAMGITLANMGISSISDMRHFKENISILLISTIFIMLTASLQLETLLQIFSPNIIGYVLLMMFAVRPLSIFLSTIGTSLSFNEKALVGWIAPRGIVALTVSGYFAGVLTEQGYEDAHILTTLTFGLVFFTVVAHGFSIGWLSKKLHLSMEGKPGALIIGANRFTVELAKSLSKANFPVIIVDSSWERLRPVREAGINFYHGNILSEQTEYNLDTIPFEYLLAATDDHAFNSLVCTTFMPEYGRTNVFKISPFDQLSKEATVVSRVGGRILFDKKFTMEDLLDKLDNHYVFRQTTLTSQYNYKQYLADKDDSTVFLYLIKPSGQLKFYSEEMRTVPAVGDRIVSLTPPNKEKAKIQAKLDNQRNGQNKEN; this is translated from the coding sequence ATGGTTCCGTCTTTATTATTTGAAATCATGCTAATAGGTCTTTTAGGGATTGGTTCACAATGGGTTGCATGGCGTTATCGAATGCCGGCAATTGTTGTAATGTCGATCACAGGTCTGTTGGCTGGGCCTGTTTTAGGTATTATGAATCCTGAGGAAGACTTTGGTAATTTATATAGCCCGATCATTTCTGTAGCTGTTGCTATTATATTATTTGAGGGTAGTTTAAATTTAAATTTTAAAGAGCTGCGAGGGCTTGGTAAGCCGGTATTTCGCATTTCTACAGTTGGTGCATTTATCGCCTGGATTCTCGGCTCTCTTACTGCCCATTATATTGCCGGGCTTTCCTGGGCCGTTGCATTTGTGATTGGCGGCTTGTTTATTGTTACTGGCCCAACAGTTATTATGCCATTGTTACGTCAATCCAAGTTAAAGGCAAGGCCTGCAAAAATCCTGAAATGGGAAGGGATTATCGTTGATCCGATTGGTGCATTACTAGCCGTTTTTGCTTTTGAGATTATCACCTTTTTAACGGCAACAAATCCAGATATAAACCAACTGTTACTATTTTTTGCTGCTTCCATATTTGCTGCTATCTTTGGCTGGGCATGTGGAAAAGGGATTGGCTGGATGTTTGAAACCGGGCATATTCCGGAATTTTTAAAGTCGCCAGCTGTCGTTATTGTCGTGATTCTTTGTTTTACAGTTGCGGATGAGATTGTTCATGAAACGGGCTTGTTATCCGTTACCGCAATGGGAATTACGCTAGCTAATATGGGAATCAGTTCTATTTCAGATATGCGCCATTTTAAAGAAAATATCTCTATTTTGCTTATTTCCACGATCTTCATCATGTTAACTGCATCTTTACAATTAGAGACATTGCTGCAAATTTTTAGCCCCAATATTATCGGTTATGTTTTGTTAATGATGTTTGCCGTTAGACCATTATCGATTTTTCTTTCAACCATTGGAACAAGCCTATCCTTTAATGAGAAAGCATTAGTAGGATGGATTGCTCCAAGAGGAATTGTAGCACTAACCGTGTCTGGCTATTTTGCGGGTGTTTTAACCGAACAGGGTTATGAGGATGCACATATTTTAACTACTCTTACCTTTGGTCTTGTTTTCTTTACCGTTGTGGCACATGGTTTTTCGATTGGCTGGTTATCAAAAAAGCTACATCTATCTATGGAAGGAAAACCAGGGGCTTTAATCATTGGAGCAAATCGATTTACAGTGGAGTTAGCAAAATCGTTGTCCAAGGCGAATTTTCCAGTCATTATTGTCGATTCTTCATGGGAAAGACTTCGCCCCGTACGTGAGGCCGGGATTAATTTTTACCATGGGAATATTTTGTCTGAGCAGACCGAATACAACTTAGACACGATCCCTTTTGAGTATCTGCTGGCTGCAACGGATGATCATGCGTTTAATTCATTAGTGTGTACGACATTTATGCCGGAGTATGGTCGAACAAATGTGTTTAAAATAAGCCCATTCGATCAATTGAGTAAAGAAGCAACAGTTGTATCTAGAGTTGGCGGGCGTATTTTATTTGATAAAAAATTTACGATGGAAGATTTATTGGATAAGTTGGATAACCATTATGTTTTTAGACAGACGACGTTAACTTCGCAATATAATTATAAGCAATATTTAGCGGATAAAGATGATTCGACCGTTTTTCTGTATTTGATTAAACCATCTGGACAACTCAAGTTTTACTCCGAGGAAATGCGGACAGTACCGGCAGTAGGTGACCGAATTGTTAGCTTAACTCCACCAAATAAAGAAAAAGCAAAAATTCAAGCAAAATTGGATAATCAGCGAAATGGGCAAAATAAAGAAAATTAA
- a CDS encoding SE1832 family protein encodes MSKQKLLAKLDELKSDYVRIQGDMDKLEYVGGRVSSAEEQLIRLEGEIAEVNKQLVELEK; translated from the coding sequence ATGTCTAAACAAAAATTACTTGCTAAACTGGATGAATTAAAATCTGATTATGTCCGGATCCAAGGGGATATGGATAAGCTGGAATATGTAGGTGGTCGAGTTTCATCTGCGGAAGAACAGCTTATTCGTTTGGAAGGGGAAATTGCGGAAGTAAATAAACAACTAGTTGAATTAGAAAAATAG
- the brnQ gene encoding branched-chain amino acid transport system II carrier protein has translation MKKDTFIVGFMLFALFFGAGNLIYPPVLGVSSGSSFFSAIVGFIMTGIGLPVLAVTAISYVKEDARELGNPVHPLFGLFFTCLVYLAIGPFFGIPRAATVGYEMSIEPFLTTASSESLWLFTSIFFLAVFLVSLNPSKMVDRIGQILTPILLLSIAILVIGGLLLFDKPLQPATGDYKESPFFTGFIEGYLTMDAIAALAFGIIVVQTFKERGLSSRQALIKATLKVGFIAGIGLIIVYTTLGWISAKLPKGELFANGGEILSHAATSIFGTSGTLLLGIIVTLACFTTSVGLVVATAQFFVKISPLSYKWLAVIITLASYLIANQGLNTIIRFSVPALVFLYPIAIVLILLTFMQPLFGSRKAVYRGAILFTSIVSLYDGLQELEVTIPLVTDYFAVLPFSNIGLGWLVPALIGGILGWILSLFRQHRPLHEQG, from the coding sequence TTGAAAAAAGATACGTTTATCGTCGGCTTTATGTTATTTGCCTTATTTTTTGGTGCCGGTAATTTAATCTACCCACCTGTATTAGGGGTGTCTTCAGGTTCTTCATTTTTTTCAGCCATTGTAGGATTTATCATGACTGGAATCGGGCTCCCTGTCCTTGCTGTTACTGCTATCTCCTATGTAAAAGAAGATGCTAGGGAATTAGGTAACCCCGTACACCCGTTATTTGGACTATTTTTTACTTGTCTTGTTTATTTAGCGATCGGACCCTTTTTTGGAATTCCTAGAGCTGCTACAGTAGGTTATGAAATGAGTATCGAACCTTTTCTAACAACAGCCTCCTCAGAAAGTTTATGGTTGTTTACAAGTATATTTTTTCTAGCTGTTTTTTTAGTGAGCCTAAATCCTTCCAAAATGGTTGACCGAATTGGCCAAATTTTAACGCCGATCTTATTGCTTTCGATAGCCATCCTTGTCATTGGCGGCCTTCTTTTATTTGATAAACCACTTCAGCCAGCTACAGGAGATTATAAGGAAAGCCCGTTTTTCACTGGTTTTATTGAAGGTTATTTAACAATGGATGCCATAGCAGCTTTGGCATTCGGGATTATTGTTGTACAAACATTTAAAGAACGTGGACTTTCATCTCGACAAGCGCTAATTAAAGCTACGTTAAAGGTAGGATTTATCGCCGGAATAGGCTTAATTATTGTTTATACTACTCTCGGTTGGATTAGTGCGAAATTGCCAAAAGGGGAACTGTTTGCAAATGGTGGCGAGATATTGTCTCATGCTGCTACAAGCATTTTTGGCACGTCAGGCACATTATTACTTGGGATTATCGTTACATTAGCCTGTTTTACAACATCTGTAGGACTCGTCGTTGCAACTGCTCAATTTTTCGTAAAAATCAGTCCACTATCATACAAATGGCTTGCGGTTATTATTACACTAGCAAGTTATTTAATTGCTAATCAAGGACTTAATACGATTATTCGCTTTTCTGTTCCAGCATTAGTATTTTTATATCCAATCGCTATTGTGCTGATTCTGTTAACATTTATGCAACCTTTATTTGGTAGTAGGAAAGCTGTTTACCGAGGAGCTATTCTATTTACTTCCATTGTGAGCTTGTATGATGGCTTACAAGAGTTAGAAGTAACCATTCCACTAGTTACTGATTATTTTGCCGTGCTTCCATTTAGCAATATTGGATTAGGCTGGCTGGTACCTGCTCTAATCGGGGGTATTCTTGGCTGGATTCTATCTCTATTTCGACAACATCGACCTCTTCATGAACAGGGGTAA
- a CDS encoding aminopeptidase has translation MVSQRTQEKYAELALKTGVNLQQGQALMINAPIEGAEFTRIVARKAYEMGAKDVHINWVDDELTRLKFEHAPDEVIASFPDWKVKLHDSFAEDGAAVLNIRATNPDLLEGIDPTRVAKANKVAAEAMKNYRKYTMNDRIAWSIISIPTGDWAQKIFPNKSREEAVESLWEAIVKIVRVDQEDPIAAWDAHNERLRTAREKLNQKNYKKLIFTAPGTNLEMELPEGHIWKGGSAQTEGGVTFNPNMPTEEVFSLPHKYAVHGTVASTKPLNYGGSLIDGFSLTFKEGKVVDFQAEEGEAVLEQILNIDEGSKRLGEVALVPHESPVSQSGLIFYNTLFDENASCHIALGKAYPTNLKGGSSMNEQELDQHGVNDSLAHVDFMIGSEHLNIDGVLQDGTTEPVFRNGTWAWK, from the coding sequence ATGGTTAGCCAACGAACACAAGAAAAATATGCTGAATTAGCATTAAAAACAGGTGTGAATTTACAACAAGGTCAAGCCCTTATGATAAATGCGCCTATTGAAGGTGCTGAATTTACAAGGATCGTTGCCCGAAAAGCATATGAAATGGGAGCAAAAGATGTACATATTAATTGGGTGGATGATGAGCTGACAAGACTAAAATTTGAACATGCCCCGGATGAAGTCATCGCAAGTTTTCCTGATTGGAAGGTTAAACTTCATGACAGTTTTGCCGAAGATGGAGCAGCTGTATTAAATATTCGAGCTACGAATCCGGACTTACTAGAGGGGATTGATCCTACAAGAGTTGCCAAAGCGAATAAAGTTGCAGCAGAAGCCATGAAAAACTATAGAAAATATACGATGAACGACCGGATCGCCTGGTCAATTATTTCGATCCCAACTGGAGACTGGGCGCAAAAGATTTTCCCAAATAAGTCCCGAGAGGAAGCAGTTGAAAGTTTGTGGGAGGCAATCGTAAAAATAGTTCGAGTTGACCAAGAAGACCCAATTGCTGCTTGGGATGCTCATAATGAACGACTAAGAACAGCACGGGAAAAATTAAATCAGAAGAACTATAAGAAGTTAATTTTTACGGCACCAGGTACTAATTTGGAAATGGAACTTCCAGAAGGGCATATATGGAAAGGCGGGTCTGCGCAAACAGAGGGGGGAGTAACATTTAACCCAAATATGCCTACAGAAGAAGTGTTCTCTCTTCCACATAAGTATGCCGTTCATGGAACAGTGGCCAGCACCAAACCACTTAATTATGGCGGCAGTTTAATTGACGGTTTCAGTTTAACTTTTAAGGAAGGTAAAGTAGTCGACTTTCAAGCTGAAGAGGGAGAAGCTGTGTTAGAACAAATCCTAAATATTGACGAAGGATCGAAGCGTCTTGGAGAGGTTGCACTTGTACCGCATGAATCACCAGTTTCACAATCAGGCTTAATCTTTTATAACACATTGTTTGATGAAAATGCGTCTTGTCATATCGCCCTTGGAAAGGCATATCCAACTAATCTGAAGGGTGGTTCTTCTATGAATGAACAAGAGCTTGATCAACATGGAGTAAACGATAGCCTGGCACATGTAGATTTTATGATTGGCTCAGAGCATTTAAATATTGATGGTGTTCTTCAGGATGGTACGACTGAACCAGTATTTCGGAACGGAACATGGGCGTGGAAATAG
- a CDS encoding winged helix-turn-helix transcriptional regulator, translating into MENLCPRFEKAMVLLSTRWVGLILFDLLKGTKRFSEMEADLPISGRLLSDRLKMLEKEGIVTRDIYSEFPVRIEYSLSEKGKALAPVIQEIQNWAENYISLDELNENTK; encoded by the coding sequence ATGGAAAACCTTTGTCCGCGCTTTGAAAAGGCTATGGTCCTTTTAAGTACACGCTGGGTAGGGCTTATCCTTTTTGATTTATTAAAGGGAACCAAACGTTTTTCTGAAATGGAAGCTGACTTGCCAATTAGTGGAAGATTACTTTCTGATCGACTAAAAATGTTAGAAAAAGAAGGCATTGTAACACGGGACATATATTCAGAATTCCCTGTGCGAATTGAGTACTCTTTATCTGAAAAAGGCAAAGCTTTAGCACCCGTTATTCAGGAAATTCAAAATTGGGCAGAGAATTATATCTCTTTAGACGAGTTAAATGAAAACACAAAATAA